The sequence CGCCCTGAGGGATATTGATCTGCGCCTCCGGCATGTCGATATGGTCAAACAACTGCTCGCGCATGAAGCGGTGGTAGCTCTCTGGATGGCGGCTCTCGATTCCAAAATACTCGTCTAGGTTGAAGCTGGTCACATTCGCAAAGCTCAGCCCCTCTTCCCGATGCATCCTCACTAACTCCCGATAGAGAGGCACTGGAGTCGAACCCGTCGCCAGACCGAGCACAAAAGACTTCCCCTCCGCTTGCCGCGCTCGAATCGCCTCCGCGATTTCCTTCGCCACCTCGCACACCGCGAGGCTCGCGTCTTCGAAGACCTTGGTAGGGATCCTTTCGTACAATTCCTGTCCGCTTGGTTCACTCATATAAATCAGGGGTAGAGTTGGGATGAGGGCGAAATGAGGTAAGCTGTCTAAAAGGATAACACCTAGAACGGTGGCAAATATTTGCAAATTTGATCTATCCTTTGATATTTCCGATCACATGCAGACCCCATACTCCCAAGCCGCCTCCCAACTGGCCGCACTTCGGATGCAAGCGCCGGACGACTATTTCCACGGCGTGAAAGCCCGCAACCTCTGCTACGTCGACAACATCGTGCTCTTCCACCGCACCCGCAAGCGAGAGCTGCAGCGTCGCACCTTCGAAAGCCGGCCGCACCACCGCTTCGTCCTCATCGCCTGCTTCGAGACGGAGGGAGCGATCAACGTCGACGGGCGCGTCTTCCACCTGCACCCTGGCGACGCCTTCCTCGTGAAGCCCTACCAGTTCCACTTCTACATGGAGGTGCAAAACGAGCGCATGAACTGGCTCTTCCTCACTTTCGAGACCCGAAACCCGAAACCTTTCGAAGTTTTTGCCAACACCCCCATACCGCTCAGCCAAGCCCTCTGCCAAGACGCCGTCGACATCGCCACACGCTACACCCAAAGGGAAACGCTCGACGAGGTCAGCCTCGACATGACAACCTTTGCCGCCTCCAGCCTCCTGAACAAGCTACGCGCCTACTCGCTCAACCGTTCCCGCAAGCTGATCGCTTCCCCGAAGTATCCAACAGCTGGCTACGAACTCGTGGAAAAGATAAACACCTTCCTAGAGATGCAATCGGAGGAAAGCACGAGCATCACGCAAATCGCCACCGCTCTCTCGCTCTCGGAAAGCCACCTGCGCAAACGCTTCAAAACGCTGACCGGGGTCAGCCTCGGCAGCTACCTCGTCCACTACAAGCTCAACCGAGCCGTCAAGCTGCTCGTTCACTCCGACGACTCCCTCACCCAAATCGCACTGGATTGCGGATACGAATCCTTGGCTGCCTTCAGCCGCAGCTTCAAGAAGCAGCTGGGGATCTCGCCCTCACGCTACCGAACCAGCGAGCGTTTCGACAGGTTAAAAAAATAGGCGCCCCCGCAAACAAGAGACGCCTGATAGATCGTGAAAAACGGAACGAATCGATCAGCTGCGCGAAGCGGCTTCTTCGACCGCTCGCAAATAGTCGGCTACGTTCGATTCGTAGTTCAAGTCTAGGGACCGACGCAGTTTCTTGGCCGCTTCCGCGTAGTCCTTTTGCTCCACGAGCATTTGACCGTACTGCAAAAACGCTTGAGCCGAAACCGCTTCGATGTTTTCCGCTCGCTGGTACAGGAAAGCGGCCTCCTCGTAGTCCTTGTTCTTCCAGGAGTGCTTCGCAAGCAGTA comes from Pelagicoccus enzymogenes and encodes:
- a CDS encoding helix-turn-helix transcriptional regulator, giving the protein MQTPYSQAASQLAALRMQAPDDYFHGVKARNLCYVDNIVLFHRTRKRELQRRTFESRPHHRFVLIACFETEGAINVDGRVFHLHPGDAFLVKPYQFHFYMEVQNERMNWLFLTFETRNPKPFEVFANTPIPLSQALCQDAVDIATRYTQRETLDEVSLDMTTFAASSLLNKLRAYSLNRSRKLIASPKYPTAGYELVEKINTFLEMQSEESTSITQIATALSLSESHLRKRFKTLTGVSLGSYLVHYKLNRAVKLLVHSDDSLTQIALDCGYESLAAFSRSFKKQLGISPSRYRTSERFDRLKK